From the genome of Epinephelus moara isolate mb chromosome 10, YSFRI_EMoa_1.0, whole genome shotgun sequence, one region includes:
- the btf3l4 gene encoding transcription factor BTF3 homolog 4, producing MNQEKLAKLQAQVRIGGKGSARRKKKVVHRTATADDKKLQSSLKKLAVNNIAGIEEVNMIKDDGTVIHFNNPKVQASLSANTFAITGHAETKQLTEMLPGILSQLGADSLSSLRKLAEQFPRQALDSKAPKAEDIEEEDDDVPDLVENFDEASKNEAN from the exons ATGAATCAAGAAAAACTGGCAAAACTTCAAGCCCAGGTCCGGATAGGAGGAAAG GGATCTGCACGCAGGAAGAAGAAGGTGGTACACAGAACTGCAACAGCTGACGACAAAAAGCTTCAGAGTTCACTTAAGAAGTTGGCTGTCAACAATATTGCTGGAATTGAGGAG GTGAACATGATCAAGGATGACGGGACTGTGATCCACTTCAACAACCCCAAAGTTCAGGCCTCTCTGTCCGCCAACACCTTCGCCATCACGGGCCACGCTGAGACCAAGCAGCTGACAGAGATGCTTCCCGGCATCCTCAGCCAGCTGGGAGCAGACAGCCTCAGCAGCCTGCGCAAACTGGCAGAACAGTTCCCTCGGCAAG CTCTCGACAGCAAGGCTCCAAAGGCAGAGGACATtgaggaagaggatgatgaCGTTCCAG ATCTGGTGGAGAACTTCGACGAAGCGTCAAAGAACGAGGCCAACTGA
- the ptgfr gene encoding prostaglandin F2-alpha receptor codes for MSANGSSEASCRSEVRPSNSTCSQKDLSITASAISMTMGILSNSLALFILVKSYNRIRIKHKAAFLLFASSLVVTDLLGHLITGSLVLFVYSFHKKWEMFDPHHIVCSIFGACMVFFGLSPLFLGSAMAVERCIGVTRPIFHSTALASHHMKRLLGLTWLFAALVAVLPVLLWRPYRVQSSRSWCFFHMEEPKDWLDVLLPLLFSMLGLLALLLSIVCNTLTSCALLQARLRRKHHCRGTSYHIEMICQLLAIMLVSCVCWGPLLIRVIMLSTRANSEPASFSLLMVVRMATWNQILDPWVYILLRKAVLRKIFTLFQSCWGPKSHNLYRWQRSILRSSTETSNSGRLPLRDTAVKSIT; via the exons ATGTCAGCCAATGGGAGCTCAGAGGCAAGttgcaggtcagaggtcagaccCAGCAACAGCACCTGCAGCCAGAAGGACCTGTCCATCACTGCCTCCGCCATCTCCATGACCATGGGCATCCTCTCCAACAGCCTCGCCCTCTTCATCCTCGTCAAGTCCTACAACCGTATCCGGATCAAGCACAAGGCGGCCTTCCTGCTGTTCGCCAGCAGCCTGGTGGTCACAGACCTGCTGGGTCACCTCATCACTGGCTCCCTGGTGCTTTTTGTCTACAGCTTCCACAAGAAATGGGAGATGTTTGACCCTCACCACATTGTGTGCAGCATCTTTGGAGCATGCATGGTGTTTTTTGGTCTGAGCCCCTTGTTCCTGGGAAGCGCCATGGCGGTGGAGCGCTGCATTGGAGTCACCAGGCCTATCTTCCACTCCACAGCTTTAGCCTCCCACCACATGAAAAGGCTGCTGGGACTCACGTGGCTGTTCGCTGCCCTGGTGGCTGTGTTGcctgtgctgctgtggaggcCCTACAGGGTTCAGAGCTCCAGGAGCTGGTGCTTCTTCCATATGGAGGAACCTAAGGACTGGCTGGATGTGCTCCTGCCTCTGCTTTTTTCTATGCTAGGGCTGCTGGCCCTGCTGCTCTCGATTGTGTGCAATACACTGACAAGTTGCGCGCTGCTGCAGGCCAGACTGCGCCGCAAGCATCACTGCAGAGGCACGTCATACCACATAGAGATGATCTGCCAGCTGCTGGCTATCATGTTGGTGTCCTGTGTGTGCTGGGGCCCTTTACTG ATCCGTGTCATCATGCTGAGCACCAGGGCCAACAGCGAGCCCGCCTCTTTCAGTCTCCTGATGGTGGTCCGTATGGCCACATGGAACCAGATCCTGGACCCCTGGGTCTACATCCTGCTGAGGAAGGCTGTTCTGAGGAAAATCTTCACGTTGTTCCAAAGCTGCTGGGGCCCAAAGTCTCATAACTTATACCGCTGGCAGCGCAGCATTCTCCGCAGCTCGACAGAGACCAGCAACTCGGGTAGATTACCTCTGCGAGACACTGCGGTCAAATCCATCACCTGA